Within Wyeomyia smithii strain HCP4-BCI-WySm-NY-G18 chromosome 2, ASM2978416v1, whole genome shotgun sequence, the genomic segment GCTTCCCGGACAGTACTTCAAGCCTTCGATAAGTGGAAGACATCAACAGTGACACGGTCGTGGCAATAGCCCACAGAAACAGACAAAGAAACGACGAAAACCACAGTCCATTCATCGGGTCCATAATGTGGTGACAGAAGAGTACCCTCATGGCGTCGAAAATGTCAAACAATGGCCTGCAGCTGGCGCACTTATCGCTAAGGATCACATTCGAATGGTTTCGATAGGCTTCGAAATGACCCTTCAGGTGATTGCGGAACAATTCACTCTTGTTGTGACACACCGCAGCCGATTCAAGATCGAGATAGGCTTGAGCGCCCCTTAAATGGTTCAAGCTTTTGTTCAACTGTGCAGCCCATGGTGAAAGTTGCAATTCCAGAGCAGTCAAATGGTAAACTATGTCTCCTCTAAGATGTTCCAAAGGTTGAAGAAGCGAAGCTTGTAATCGCTTAGCCCTACTGCCAAGGGTCGCCATTCGAGATGAAGTTGCGACGTCCTGTATTTGAGCGGACACTCGCTGCAGCTGATCAATGAAGGTCATAACATCCTTATCCGGTGATAACTGGGTGAGATCCATCCGGAACGCAGTGAGATTAACATCCGAATCGGTTAACATATCCTCCAGAATAGTCTGAATTGGAGCAGTGAATTTGATGAAGGGAGCTTCCGAAGCGGCTATCGCCTGGATGGAACTCTCCAGATGCGGGTAGCTGCGGTAATTCATGATGGAGGACACGTTAATCAAACCTTCCAGCTGGAAGGTAGAAAACGATCCTTTGTTCCGTTCGCATTCGTTTATAACATTAGCTAGCGAAACATTTATCGAAAATGTGCGATTTGGATCGGCGACTTCTACGATTTTGTCTATGATTCCATTCGGTGGTTCCACAGGGTAAATCAGTCCGGGTTTATCTATCAACTTACCCAATATTGTATAGTTTGGTGCGTCATACAATGGATTACAGATGAAGACGTGTCCATGCGCACCCAACAACATCTCAACCATAGCAAACCCCGAAAGTGCGATACTCGCTATGCAGATGATGACTGCTCCGATTATCAACGTTATTCCTGCTTTATTGTCAGCATGACAACAACCACAGCTTAACGCTCCTAATAGAATCAACGTCACCAGTAGCGTGCATATTGTTGCCGAAAGACCGGTCAACCACAGGACTTCACCAATATCTCTGTAATAATCGAATAACGAATCCGAAAAGTTACCAATCTTCGACACCTCTCCAACCAAGTTGTTGACGGTGGCCGATAAGACAGTCGTGGACGAAAAAGTCGCGTTGGTGAAATCTTCCAGGTGATTGCTAATGTGTTCTCGTGACACCAACGTAGCATTCTTTAGCTCGGTTctataatttcgaaaaataGCTCTTGCAACGGTCAATTCCTGTGTGAGAATTTTCATCGTACTATTCTTGCCAGCCTCTCCCATTGTCATTAACTTCGACAGCACAGGATCGTTCTGCAATTTCCGAATCTTCTCTATAAGTCCCGATTCCTCGAAGTTCTTGATCTTTAGCGTATCACAGAGCGGCCTATCGCGGTAACTGCACTGCCTCTGCAGCACGGAAAGCTGAATCTGTAGCTCGTCTAGGCGATACTCCGCCTCGTATGATATTTTAGCAGCTCGTGCTAGCGTTTCCTGCAGAAGTGATATCCTCCGTGATAAGTTGTTACTGCCTGCAACGAAAAATTAGCatttatttcataaatttcTATTCGAAAATACGATTGCATACTTGTACTTATATCCATGATAGATTCGAAAATTATCTCTATTCCGGTGAACAGCGACAGATGGTTTTGGACCGGCTCACCGAGCAACTTATCTATACCCTCCAAATCACTCTTGATCCTGTCAACTGTGGTTTTCAACCCTTCCAAAATTACGAACGAAATTTGCTGCTCAGTGTCCCGAAGAAAGGTTTCCACGTCGGCCAACGACGACCGCAGCACCGATGGTGTCTCATCAATTGACGAAGCAATCTGTTCGTTCGTCACAAACATCGCTATTATACTGGCTctaaattatgaaaataatacTTATATGTTCCACTATGACACTTCCAAATCATATCTTACATTAGTAGAAGAATGATAATCTGCAGCGACAAGCTGAGAAAACTTCTCCGACACTTCAGTGACTCTTCCAGCGACAGCTCTTCAGCCTGAATGATGGCATCCACCGTTGGTCCCGCGTTGATGTCGTCATCTTCCCGCTTCGAGCAACCCCACGCGATCGTGTAGCACAACGGGATAAGCgaaatcaggaaaaatatcGCAATAACGCAAATGTAGCCCGATTCGACCTTGAGCGCCTCCATGATGAGCTCCAAAAAGGAAACCCGCGTGTGAAAGGCATCCCGCAAGAGCTCTAGAATACAGTAGACTTTAATCGACCTTTTGGAAAACCCGAGCAGCCAGGGCGGACGAATCACGCCGGTCTTACCCACTGGCAGATCGTACGGTGTGATGTATGATAGGAAGATCGACAGGTAGGAGAACACGAACGTTCCTTGCTGGAGCCCGAGTGTGGGGATGATGTAGGCCTCGGATGGTACTGGTTCCGGAAAGTCCTGGGGGATGGGTGATTCAGATGGTTCctgttaagaaaaaaataaattccgtCATCATGTTCTACAACATTGAGGCAAAACTTACCATAATCTAATGGCAGTTTTAAACGAGTGATTTCATCCGATGATGCGCCGGCTTTGTGATTATCATCGTTTCCGTCTTGTATGCATAGCAACTGTCAATAAACATGGGAAAATAATTGCATTATAGCACAACCGATGCGGTTATATTCTTTAATCTTGTCTACTATAATGTCCGAGCTTTCAAATATAGCGCGATTTAATCGGATAAGCAACACTTCACTTTCGTGTACCTAGTTCACAGTCTCCATCATCAAGCTGCAAACTtgataataatatttatttttccttaaacattaaaataattcttgaaaaatatgaaatatataatatatatgaaACTGACAGCATGCTTCAAATGAGGACTGCTCATTTTACTAAAGAAAATATAAACCAACACTAAatttgtaatttaaaaaaaaaagttttctaatttattttttttatagaagcTTATATagctcgatataaggcaactttatttatattttcgttacgttataacgAGTTGCGTTATAtcgaagtaaaaaaaattttttttttatttatgcaagaatacttatggttactcaaagatgcgcgaaaacctattttccataacctttCAGTagttttaaaccattcttatgcccatttagaacaattttcaacaagcagaaAAAATTTTATCGATGCAAAGGTTATTCAAAGTTCAAAGATGCGCAAAAACCTATGCCCCATCATCTATAAGTATTTttgaacctttcttatgcccatttgaaaaaaaaaattcaacaagcaaaaaaaaattcgattgtttgattgatgcaagactgtgaattgttactgaaggatgcgtgaaaacctatttccatcacctattagtgtttttaaacctttcttatgcccatttaagacaattttcgcattggttttaTTGGTTTCAAATCTTACTACAGGTATatttcgattttacgcacattctcgtttttgaagtgtgcgtaaaatcgaagcaagattttcaatatttttaataaccCAAAAATTATTTCCGTAATCGGAAATTTGCAAATAAACATGTAATGGAACATCCAACTATTACGTAATGCCCAAAGAGGGGGTCGGAATGTTTGACAAcccatataaaaaatttcaaaatccgaAAAATAGTTACATAGCTGGAAGGGGGGTCGAAGAAGATAAttatctgcgttacgtaattaatAGACGTTCTTTGATCAGCTCTTTATGGCAAGGAATCAGAATATCTGTAAAATGCCTAAAAGGGATTacataaaacaatgaatatggGTGCATGTGTATATGTGGCCCACACATTTTACCCATACTAACGCCAACTTCCATTGAAAAGAGTCCATTTATTTTGCTTAAAGTTTGTTTCATTAATTGACTAAGCCGAATacctaataatgataaaaatttatttatatttatatatattatattaatttatttattttattttcagagccaacacggtttgtTTTATCGATAAActgtgttcggcaaagttgtagatgctAATTTCGTCCTTCAGAAAAAATAAActctgtaagaaaaatttttaaaaaaagtttttttgataAACTACTATTTTTATATTAATATCTCCAAGGTTAGTTAACTATGATTGTTTCACTAGCAATATGTAGTTTTCGTAGAAACAAACTGTTTTTAAAGAGTGGTTTTTTTAATGATATATGTTTCAATTTATGTTATTATAATatgtttgtgttgttttttatttgaattggtgtaaatttttttggtgtgatcttattttgaaaattactgTCAAAACTTGTGCCAAAGACATTATACAAAGTGATATGTTTAGCCCATAAgaacatcccaagtaacaaaataggTTATATCTAAGGTTTTTAGTGCTAGatacaaccaaaacaaaaaacctTCAATGCCGACCACGCAACTATAACAACCTATTAACAACAACTACATACACGTGTCATGGCTAGTTGGCCCAGGTTTATTGCAGTTATCAAAACTTCATATACGCTCCATCATAGGACCATATGTTTTCAAGAAGCCGATTTGCTCACCATAGAATAgccttgaaattttaactgagaTATATTCTCCAAATCAAAtgtaaagtaataaattttatctTGGCTTCACTTCTAAATGACTACGCTATATTCCGCCGGTATCGTGAAAACAGAAAAGTGTGGGTTTTTTCCTATAACGAccgattattattgtcatttaaATTGTTTTCGTGCATGTAAAAACACATGCCGTGAAATATTCATGGTGAAACCAGCCACGAATTTTATCATAGTTATTGCGCGCCGCCGTAATTCAGtagaaaatgaatatttaatCAAAATTTGTTTCCTCTGAACTAAGGTGATGATGAGataaatgccatgatttgtcATGTTTTGTTAAATGTATGACTTAATCTATCATTCGAATTTTAAAACTACTCTGTAGTATCGGTgatattgtaaaataaaatgctgattcaggattgaatttcataattttaCGTGTTTTTCATTCAAGGCGACATGTTGT encodes:
- the LOC129723765 gene encoding prominin-1 isoform X2; its protein translation is MEPSESPIPQDFPEPVPSEAYIIPTLGLQQGTFVFSYLSIFLSYITPYDLPVELLRDAFHTRVSFLELIMEALKVESGYICVIAIFFLISLIPLCYTIAWGCSKREDDDINAGPTVDAIIQAEELSLEESLKCRRSFLSLSLQIIILLLIASIIAMFVTNEQIASSIDETPSVLRSSLADVETFLRDTEQQISFVILEGLKTTVDRIKSDLEGIDKLLGEPVQNHLSLFTGIEIIFESIMDISTSSNNLSRRISLLQETLARAAKISYEAEYRLDELQIQLSVLQRQCSYRDRPLCDTLKIKNFEESGLIEKIRKLQNDPVLSKLMTMGEAGKNSTMKILTQELTVARAIFRNYRTELKNATLVSREHISNHLEDFTNATFSSTTVLSATVNNLVGEVSKIGNFSDSLFDYYRDIGEVLWLTGLSATICTLLVTLILLGALSCGCCHADNKAGITLIIGAVIICIASIALSGFAMVEMLLGAHGHVFICNPLYDAPNYTILGKLIDKPGLIYPVEPPNGIIDKIVEVADPNRTFSINVSLANVINECERNKGSFSTFQLEGLINVSSIMNYRSYPHLESSIQAIAASEAPFIKFTAPIQTILEDMLTDSDVNLTAFRMDLTQLSPDKDVMTFIDQLQRVSAQIQDVATSSRMATLGSRAKRLQASLLQPLEHLRGDIVYHLTALELQLSPWAAQLNKSLNHLRGAQAYLDLESAAVCHNKSELFRNHLKGHFEAYRNHSNVILSDKCASCRPLFDIFDAMRVLFCHHIMDPMNGLWFSSFLCLFLWAIATTVSLLMSSTYRRLEVLSGKLQQTTSNFYGTTGSLRSDARGILHLQHQQQQYPESSSHWSTTQRFVSVHFAEVMESRTDDEIIYDDVDVYRDDEVDVDYIELTPKNDDDDDDPTKFQECLI
- the LOC129723765 gene encoding prominin-1 isoform X3, with product MEPSESPIPQDFPEPVPSEAYIIPTLGLQQGTFVFSYLSIFLSYITPYDLPVVYCILELLRDAFHTRVSFLELIMEALKVESGYICVIAIFFLISLIPLCYTIAWGCSKREDDDINAGPTVDAIIQAEELSLEESLKCRRSFLSLSLQIIILLLIASIIAMFVTNEQIASSIDETPSVLRSSLADVETFLRDTEQQISFVILEGLKTTVDRIKSDLEGIDKLLGEPVQNHLSLFTGIEIIFESIMDISTSSNNLSRRISLLQETLARAAKISYEAEYRLDELQIQLSVLQRQCSYRDRPLCDTLKIKNFEESGLIEKIRKLQNDPVLSKLMTMGEAGKNSTMKILTQELTVARAIFRNYRTELKNATLVSREHISNHLEDFTNATFSSTTVLSATVNNLVGEVSKIGNFSDSLFDYYRDIGEVLWLTGLSATICTLLVTLILLGALSCGCCHADNKAGITLIIGAVIICIASIALSGFAMVEMLLGAHGHVFICNPLYDAPNYTILGKLIDKPGLIYPVEPPNGIIDKIVEVADPNRTFSINVSLANVINECERNKGSFSTFQLEGLINVSSIMNYRSYPHLESSIQAIAASEAPFIKFTAPIQTILEDMLTDSDVNLTAFRMDLTQLSPDKDVMTFIDQLQRVSAQIQDVATSSRMATLGSRAKRLQASLLQPLEHLRGDIVYHLTALELQLSPWAAQLNKSLNHLRGAQAYLDLESAAVCHNKSELFRNHLKGHFEAYRNHSNVILSDKCASCRPLFDIFDAMRVLFCHHIMDPMNGLWFSSFLCLFLWAIATTVSLLMSSTYRRLEVLSGKLQQTTSNFYGTTGSLRSDARGILHLQHQQQQYPESSSHWSTTQRPHMVSRTTTPVNVIPDIDRSNW
- the LOC129723765 gene encoding prominin-1 isoform X1, with translation MEPSESPIPQDFPEPVPSEAYIIPTLGLQQGTFVFSYLSIFLSYITPYDLPVVYCILELLRDAFHTRVSFLELIMEALKVESGYICVIAIFFLISLIPLCYTIAWGCSKREDDDINAGPTVDAIIQAEELSLEESLKCRRSFLSLSLQIIILLLIASIIAMFVTNEQIASSIDETPSVLRSSLADVETFLRDTEQQISFVILEGLKTTVDRIKSDLEGIDKLLGEPVQNHLSLFTGIEIIFESIMDISTSSNNLSRRISLLQETLARAAKISYEAEYRLDELQIQLSVLQRQCSYRDRPLCDTLKIKNFEESGLIEKIRKLQNDPVLSKLMTMGEAGKNSTMKILTQELTVARAIFRNYRTELKNATLVSREHISNHLEDFTNATFSSTTVLSATVNNLVGEVSKIGNFSDSLFDYYRDIGEVLWLTGLSATICTLLVTLILLGALSCGCCHADNKAGITLIIGAVIICIASIALSGFAMVEMLLGAHGHVFICNPLYDAPNYTILGKLIDKPGLIYPVEPPNGIIDKIVEVADPNRTFSINVSLANVINECERNKGSFSTFQLEGLINVSSIMNYRSYPHLESSIQAIAASEAPFIKFTAPIQTILEDMLTDSDVNLTAFRMDLTQLSPDKDVMTFIDQLQRVSAQIQDVATSSRMATLGSRAKRLQASLLQPLEHLRGDIVYHLTALELQLSPWAAQLNKSLNHLRGAQAYLDLESAAVCHNKSELFRNHLKGHFEAYRNHSNVILSDKCASCRPLFDIFDAMRVLFCHHIMDPMNGLWFSSFLCLFLWAIATTVSLLMSSTYRRLEVLSGKLQQTTSNFYGTTGSLRSDARGILHLQHQQQQYPESSSHWSTTQRFVSVHFAEVMESRTDDEIIYDDVDVYRDDEVDVDYIELTPKNDDDDDDPTKFQECLI